ATGCGCAGCGCGGCAGCCTGGGCTTCGGCCTCCCTCCGGCTCCCGTAGAGCGGGCCGGTGGCAAGAGCAGTAGCCGCCAAGGCCGTGGGGACTCTGGCTcgtcttcctccttttctccctccttccccttggCCGTCGGGTACTGAGCCGGGGGAGGGGAGGCGGCCTGGGTGGCCGGGGCGGGGGCTGCTGCTTTGAGGATGGGAATCCTCTTCACCAGGATATGGAGACTGTTCAATCACCAGGAACACAAAGTTATCATTGTTGGTCTGGATAATGCAGGGAAAACCACCATTCTTTACCAATTTTCTATGAATGAAGTTGTACATACATCCCCTACTATAGGAAGTAATGTTGAAGAAATAGTAGTTAATAATACACGTTTCCTAATGTGGGATATTGGCGGCCAAGAATCTCTTCGTTCTTCATGGAACACTTACTATACTAACACTGAGTTTGTCATAGTTGTTGTGGACAGTACAGACCGAGAGAGGATTTCTGTAACTAGAGAAGAACTCTATAAAATGTTAGCACATGAAGATCTAAGAAAAGCTGGATTGCTGATTTTTGCTAACAAACAAGATGTTAAAGAATGCATGACTGTAGCTGAAATTTCCCAGTTTTTGAAGCTCACTTCAATTA
The window above is part of the Gracilinanus agilis isolate LMUSP501 chromosome 4, AgileGrace, whole genome shotgun sequence genome. Proteins encoded here:
- the LOC123245589 gene encoding ADP-ribosylation factor-like protein 5A; translation: MGILFTRIWRLFNHQEHKVIIVGLDNAGKTTILYQFSMNEVVHTSPTIGSNVEEIVVNNTRFLMWDIGGQESLRSSWNTYYTNTEFVIVVVDSTDRERISVTREELYKMLAHEDLRKAGLLIFANKQDVKECMTVAEISQFLKLTSIKDHQWHIQACCALTGEGLCQGLEWMMSRLKIR